The Primulina eburnea isolate SZY01 chromosome 6, ASM2296580v1, whole genome shotgun sequence genome contains a region encoding:
- the LOC140834532 gene encoding uncharacterized protein isoform X2, producing the protein MKICGVSRFRSIIFMGMKINYCLVLIVLLDSVVLYRVAAESKVIDGTSDTKAKGNGNDSVTATINPVKNGKDVHSNGSDSSKQPELAEGVNDEQKKANDTASKDEQKQIKGSDSKPDKGTEKVKHPVCDSSSNRCTDDDKTLVACLRVPGNESPERSLLIQNKGKSLLSVTISAPDLVHLEKNKIQLQEDEVTELNVPVKGVGYGQFIVLTAGHGDCRLDISYQSIHGNKKLGGDSESTFFNLTRQTNLIAILFLGALAMTASVLMCVFLRRRFAKKAPKYQMLDMELPVSHGSKHEPAANEGWDDSWGDNWDDEEAPITPSFPVTPSHSTKGIASRKHSNVGWKD; encoded by the exons ATGAAAATCTGCGGCGTCTCAAG GTTTAGATCAATAATCTTTATGGGGATGAAGATAAATTATTGTCTTGTGCTGATTGTGCTTCTGGATTCGGTTGTTTTATATCGAGTTGCAGCGGAGTCAAAG GTTATTGATGGTACTTCTGATACAAAAGCAAAGGGCAACGGTAATGATAGTGTAACTGCGACAATCAATCCTGTAAAGAATGGTAAAGATGTTCATTCAAATGGGAGTGATTCGAGTAAACAACCTGAGTTGGCAGAAGGGGTGAATGATGAGCAAAAGAAGGCGAATGACACTGCTTCGAAAGATGAGCAGAAGCAGATCAAGGGGTCTGATTCGAAACCTGATAAGGGTACAGAAAAGGTTAAGCATCCGGTATGTGATTCATCGTCAAATAGATGCACTGATGATGATAAGACGCTGGTTGCTTGTCTGAGAGTTCCAGGGAATG AATCTCCAGAACGTTCACTTTTGATTCAAAACAAGGGAAAAAGCCTCCTCAGTGTGACAATATCAGCACCCGATTTGGTTCATCTAGagaagaacaagattcaactccAAGAAGATGAAGTCACTGAG CTCAATGTACCTGTCAAAGGTGTAGGATATGGTCAATTCATCGTGCTCACGGCGGGGCATGGTGATTGCCGTCTTGATATTAGTTATCAATCTATACATGGTAACAAAAAGCTTGGTGGTGACTCTGAGTCCACTTTCTTCAACCTCACTCGGCAAACTAACTTGATTGCAATCCTGTTTTTGGGTGCATTAGCAATGACAGCATCAGTTTTGATGTGTGTCTTCTTGAGGCGGCGTTTTGCAAAAAAAGCTCCCAAGTACCAAATGCTAGACATGGAGCTACCAGTTTCCCATGGCAGCAAACACGAGCCAGCTGCAAATGAGGGTTGGGACGACAGTTGGGGAGACAATTGGGATGATGAAGAAGCACCAATCACTCCATCATTTCCGGTAACTCCTAGCCACTCGACCAAAGGCATTGCCTCAAGAAAGCATAGCAATGTTGGTTGGAAAGATTAG
- the LOC140834532 gene encoding uncharacterized protein isoform X1 yields MKICGVSRFRSIIFMGMKINYCLVLIVLLDSVVLYRVAAESKVVIDGTSDTKAKGNGNDSVTATINPVKNGKDVHSNGSDSSKQPELAEGVNDEQKKANDTASKDEQKQIKGSDSKPDKGTEKVKHPVCDSSSNRCTDDDKTLVACLRVPGNESPERSLLIQNKGKSLLSVTISAPDLVHLEKNKIQLQEDEVTELNVPVKGVGYGQFIVLTAGHGDCRLDISYQSIHGNKKLGGDSESTFFNLTRQTNLIAILFLGALAMTASVLMCVFLRRRFAKKAPKYQMLDMELPVSHGSKHEPAANEGWDDSWGDNWDDEEAPITPSFPVTPSHSTKGIASRKHSNVGWKD; encoded by the exons ATGAAAATCTGCGGCGTCTCAAG GTTTAGATCAATAATCTTTATGGGGATGAAGATAAATTATTGTCTTGTGCTGATTGTGCTTCTGGATTCGGTTGTTTTATATCGAGTTGCAGCGGAGTCAAAGGTA GTTATTGATGGTACTTCTGATACAAAAGCAAAGGGCAACGGTAATGATAGTGTAACTGCGACAATCAATCCTGTAAAGAATGGTAAAGATGTTCATTCAAATGGGAGTGATTCGAGTAAACAACCTGAGTTGGCAGAAGGGGTGAATGATGAGCAAAAGAAGGCGAATGACACTGCTTCGAAAGATGAGCAGAAGCAGATCAAGGGGTCTGATTCGAAACCTGATAAGGGTACAGAAAAGGTTAAGCATCCGGTATGTGATTCATCGTCAAATAGATGCACTGATGATGATAAGACGCTGGTTGCTTGTCTGAGAGTTCCAGGGAATG AATCTCCAGAACGTTCACTTTTGATTCAAAACAAGGGAAAAAGCCTCCTCAGTGTGACAATATCAGCACCCGATTTGGTTCATCTAGagaagaacaagattcaactccAAGAAGATGAAGTCACTGAG CTCAATGTACCTGTCAAAGGTGTAGGATATGGTCAATTCATCGTGCTCACGGCGGGGCATGGTGATTGCCGTCTTGATATTAGTTATCAATCTATACATGGTAACAAAAAGCTTGGTGGTGACTCTGAGTCCACTTTCTTCAACCTCACTCGGCAAACTAACTTGATTGCAATCCTGTTTTTGGGTGCATTAGCAATGACAGCATCAGTTTTGATGTGTGTCTTCTTGAGGCGGCGTTTTGCAAAAAAAGCTCCCAAGTACCAAATGCTAGACATGGAGCTACCAGTTTCCCATGGCAGCAAACACGAGCCAGCTGCAAATGAGGGTTGGGACGACAGTTGGGGAGACAATTGGGATGATGAAGAAGCACCAATCACTCCATCATTTCCGGTAACTCCTAGCCACTCGACCAAAGGCATTGCCTCAAGAAAGCATAGCAATGTTGGTTGGAAAGATTAG
- the LOC140834532 gene encoding uncharacterized protein isoform X3: MGMKINYCLVLIVLLDSVVLYRVAAESKVVIDGTSDTKAKGNGNDSVTATINPVKNGKDVHSNGSDSSKQPELAEGVNDEQKKANDTASKDEQKQIKGSDSKPDKGTEKVKHPVCDSSSNRCTDDDKTLVACLRVPGNESPERSLLIQNKGKSLLSVTISAPDLVHLEKNKIQLQEDEVTELNVPVKGVGYGQFIVLTAGHGDCRLDISYQSIHGNKKLGGDSESTFFNLTRQTNLIAILFLGALAMTASVLMCVFLRRRFAKKAPKYQMLDMELPVSHGSKHEPAANEGWDDSWGDNWDDEEAPITPSFPVTPSHSTKGIASRKHSNVGWKD; this comes from the exons ATGGGGATGAAGATAAATTATTGTCTTGTGCTGATTGTGCTTCTGGATTCGGTTGTTTTATATCGAGTTGCAGCGGAGTCAAAGGTA GTTATTGATGGTACTTCTGATACAAAAGCAAAGGGCAACGGTAATGATAGTGTAACTGCGACAATCAATCCTGTAAAGAATGGTAAAGATGTTCATTCAAATGGGAGTGATTCGAGTAAACAACCTGAGTTGGCAGAAGGGGTGAATGATGAGCAAAAGAAGGCGAATGACACTGCTTCGAAAGATGAGCAGAAGCAGATCAAGGGGTCTGATTCGAAACCTGATAAGGGTACAGAAAAGGTTAAGCATCCGGTATGTGATTCATCGTCAAATAGATGCACTGATGATGATAAGACGCTGGTTGCTTGTCTGAGAGTTCCAGGGAATG AATCTCCAGAACGTTCACTTTTGATTCAAAACAAGGGAAAAAGCCTCCTCAGTGTGACAATATCAGCACCCGATTTGGTTCATCTAGagaagaacaagattcaactccAAGAAGATGAAGTCACTGAG CTCAATGTACCTGTCAAAGGTGTAGGATATGGTCAATTCATCGTGCTCACGGCGGGGCATGGTGATTGCCGTCTTGATATTAGTTATCAATCTATACATGGTAACAAAAAGCTTGGTGGTGACTCTGAGTCCACTTTCTTCAACCTCACTCGGCAAACTAACTTGATTGCAATCCTGTTTTTGGGTGCATTAGCAATGACAGCATCAGTTTTGATGTGTGTCTTCTTGAGGCGGCGTTTTGCAAAAAAAGCTCCCAAGTACCAAATGCTAGACATGGAGCTACCAGTTTCCCATGGCAGCAAACACGAGCCAGCTGCAAATGAGGGTTGGGACGACAGTTGGGGAGACAATTGGGATGATGAAGAAGCACCAATCACTCCATCATTTCCGGTAACTCCTAGCCACTCGACCAAAGGCATTGCCTCAAGAAAGCATAGCAATGTTGGTTGGAAAGATTAG
- the LOC140834532 gene encoding uncharacterized protein isoform X4 — protein MGMKINYCLVLIVLLDSVVLYRVAAESKVIDGTSDTKAKGNGNDSVTATINPVKNGKDVHSNGSDSSKQPELAEGVNDEQKKANDTASKDEQKQIKGSDSKPDKGTEKVKHPVCDSSSNRCTDDDKTLVACLRVPGNESPERSLLIQNKGKSLLSVTISAPDLVHLEKNKIQLQEDEVTELNVPVKGVGYGQFIVLTAGHGDCRLDISYQSIHGNKKLGGDSESTFFNLTRQTNLIAILFLGALAMTASVLMCVFLRRRFAKKAPKYQMLDMELPVSHGSKHEPAANEGWDDSWGDNWDDEEAPITPSFPVTPSHSTKGIASRKHSNVGWKD, from the exons ATGGGGATGAAGATAAATTATTGTCTTGTGCTGATTGTGCTTCTGGATTCGGTTGTTTTATATCGAGTTGCAGCGGAGTCAAAG GTTATTGATGGTACTTCTGATACAAAAGCAAAGGGCAACGGTAATGATAGTGTAACTGCGACAATCAATCCTGTAAAGAATGGTAAAGATGTTCATTCAAATGGGAGTGATTCGAGTAAACAACCTGAGTTGGCAGAAGGGGTGAATGATGAGCAAAAGAAGGCGAATGACACTGCTTCGAAAGATGAGCAGAAGCAGATCAAGGGGTCTGATTCGAAACCTGATAAGGGTACAGAAAAGGTTAAGCATCCGGTATGTGATTCATCGTCAAATAGATGCACTGATGATGATAAGACGCTGGTTGCTTGTCTGAGAGTTCCAGGGAATG AATCTCCAGAACGTTCACTTTTGATTCAAAACAAGGGAAAAAGCCTCCTCAGTGTGACAATATCAGCACCCGATTTGGTTCATCTAGagaagaacaagattcaactccAAGAAGATGAAGTCACTGAG CTCAATGTACCTGTCAAAGGTGTAGGATATGGTCAATTCATCGTGCTCACGGCGGGGCATGGTGATTGCCGTCTTGATATTAGTTATCAATCTATACATGGTAACAAAAAGCTTGGTGGTGACTCTGAGTCCACTTTCTTCAACCTCACTCGGCAAACTAACTTGATTGCAATCCTGTTTTTGGGTGCATTAGCAATGACAGCATCAGTTTTGATGTGTGTCTTCTTGAGGCGGCGTTTTGCAAAAAAAGCTCCCAAGTACCAAATGCTAGACATGGAGCTACCAGTTTCCCATGGCAGCAAACACGAGCCAGCTGCAAATGAGGGTTGGGACGACAGTTGGGGAGACAATTGGGATGATGAAGAAGCACCAATCACTCCATCATTTCCGGTAACTCCTAGCCACTCGACCAAAGGCATTGCCTCAAGAAAGCATAGCAATGTTGGTTGGAAAGATTAG